In Solanum pennellii chromosome 3, SPENNV200, a single window of DNA contains:
- the LOC107013852 gene encoding ornithine decarboxylase-like translates to MSTNFGKITVVAKDGMTNLIRSIAAEKHEAGQPFYVLDLATIERLMDKWNHSFPNVKPFYAVKCNTEAALVTKLANLGANFDCASIHEIDTVLSLGISPNQIIFANPCKSISHIKHAAAVGVNLTTFDSKLEVDKIKKWHPKCHLLLRIKAPSASGSLRPMGKKFGVLPEEIEPLLHYACNVAGLKVVGVSFHVGSIAQDPTIYRQAIANARAVFDIAHYLGIPKMQILDIGGGFRSTPLFEEIASVVNEAVQDFFPDPNLKIIAEPGRFFPETAFTLVTHVIGKRVRGEKIEYWIDEGVYGSFRPTLYNSCFVGIKPISMKESCEIRESTIYGPSCDCLDKVAEDIKLPELQLDDLIVFYNMGAYSKCVGTKFNGFDMLTTPTYLVTTNST, encoded by the coding sequence ATGTCTACAAATTTTGGTAAAATTACTGTTGTAGCCAAAGACGGGATGACAAATTTAATCCGTTCGATTGCAGCAGAAAAGCATGAAGCTGGGCAACCATTTTATGTACTGGATTTAGCGACAATTGAGAGGCTTATGGACAAATGGAACCATTCTTTTCCAAATGTAAAGCCTTTTTATGCTGTCAAATGCAACACTGAAGCAGCACTTGTTACTAAACTAGCCAATTTGGGTGCTAATTTTGATTGTGCTAGCATACACGAGATTGACACTGTGTTAAGTCTCGGAATTAGcccaaatcaaatcatttttgCTAACCCTTGCAAGTCTATTTCCCACATCAAGCATGCAGCTGCTGTTGGGGTCAATCTCACTACTTTTGATTCTAAGCTCGAAGTTGATAAGATCAAAAAATGGCACCCAAAGTGCCATTTATTGCTCCGAATCAAAGCCCCTAGTGCTAGCGGCTCCTTGCGTCCCATGGGGAAAAAATTCGGAGTATTGCCAGAAGAAATTGAACCACTCCTGCATTACGCTTGTAATGTGGCTGGTTTAAAAGTTGTAGGCGTTTCATTTCACGTTGGCTCTATAGCACAAGATCCCACCATTTATCGCCAAGCGATTGCCAATGCCAGGGCCGTGTTTGATATAGCTCATTATCTTGGAATTCCTAAAATGCAAATTCTAGACATTGGTGGTGGATTTAGATCTACCCCATTGTTCGAGGAAATAGCTAGTGTAGTAAACGAAGCAGTCCAAGATTTTTTCCCCGAccctaatttaaaaataattgcaGAGCCTGGGCGTTTCTTTCCTGAAACTGCTTTTACTTTGGTTACCCATGTGATTGGCAAAAGAGTTAGAGGAGAGAAAATAGAATATTGGATTGATGAGGGGGTTTATGGATCGTTTAGGCCAACACTGTACAACAGTTGCTTTGTGGGCATCAAACCAATTTCAATGAAAGAAAGTTGTGAAATACGCGAGTCGACGATTTACGGACCAAGTTGTGACTGCCTTGATAAAGTGGCTGAGGACATAAAATTGCCGGAGCTTCAGTTGGATGATTTGATAGTGTTCTATAACATGGGCGCATATTCAAAATGTGTTGGAACAAAGTTCAACGGATTTGATATGTTAACCACACCTACCTATCTTGTTACCACCAATTCTACCTAA
- the LOC107013171 gene encoding ornithine decarboxylase-like: MSTNFGKITVVAKDGMTNLIRSIAAEKHEAGQPFYVLDLATIERLMDKWNHSFPNVKPFYAVKCNTEAALVTKLANLGANFDCASIHEIDTVLSLGISPNQIIFANPCKSISHIKHAAAVGVNLTTFDSKLEVDKIKKWHPKCHLLLRIKAPSASGSLRPMGKKFGVLPEEIEPLLHYACNVAGLKVVGVSFHVGSIAQDPTIYRQAIANARAVFDIAHYLGIPKMQILDIGGGFRSTPLFEEIASVVNEAVQDFFPDPNLKIIAEPGRFFPETAFTLVTHVIGKRVRGEKIEYWIDEGVYGSFRPTLYNSCFVGIKPISMKESCEIRESTIYGPSCDCLDKVAEDIKLPELQLDDLIVFYNMGAYSKCVGTKFNGFDMLSTPTYLVTTNST, encoded by the coding sequence ATGTCTACAAATTTTGGTAAAATTACTGTTGTAGCCAAAGACGGGATGACAAATTTAATCCGTTCGATTGCAGCAGAAAAGCATGAAGCTGGGCAACCATTTTATGTACTGGATTTAGCGACAATTGAGAGGCTTATGGACAAATGGAACCATTCTTTTCCAAATGTAAAGCCTTTTTATGCTGTCAAATGCAACACTGAAGCAGCACTTGTTACTAAACTAGCCAATTTGGGTGCTAATTTTGATTGTGCTAGCATACACGAGATTGACACTGTGTTAAGTCTCGGAATTAGcccaaatcaaatcatttttgCTAACCCTTGCAAGTCTATTTCCCACATCAAGCATGCAGCTGCTGTTGGGGTCAATCTCACTACTTTTGATTCTAAGCTCGAAGTTGATAAGATCAAAAAATGGCACCCAAAGTGCCATTTATTGCTCCGAATCAAAGCCCCTAGTGCTAGCGGCTCCTTGCGTCCCATGGGGAAAAAATTCGGAGTATTGCCAGAAGAAATTGAACCACTCCTGCATTACGCTTGTAATGTGGCTGGTTTAAAAGTTGTAGGCGTTTCATTTCACGTTGGCTCTATAGCACAAGATCCCACCATTTATCGCCAAGCGATTGCCAATGCCAGGGCCGTGTTTGATATAGCTCATTATCTTGGAATTCCTAAAATGCAAATTCTAGACATTGGTGGTGGATTTAGATCTACCCCATTGTTCGAGGAAATAGCTAGTGTAGTAAACGAAGCAGTCCAAGATTTTTTCCCCGAccctaatttaaaaataattgcaGAGCCTGGGCGTTTCTTTCCTGAAACTGCTTTTACTTTGGTTACCCATGTGATTGGCAAAAGAGTTAGAGGAGAGAAAATAGAATATTGGATTGATGAGGGGGTTTATGGATCGTTTAGGCCAACACTGTACAACAGTTGCTTTGTGGGCATCAAACCAATTTCAATGAAAGAAAGTTGTGAAATACGCGAGTCGACGATTTACGGACCAAGTTGTGACTGCCTTGATAAAGTGGCTGAGGACATAAAATTGCCGGAGCTTCAGTTGGATGATTTGATAGTGTTCTATAACATGGGTGCATATTCAAAATGTGTTGGAACAAAGTTCAATGGATTTGATATGTTATCCACACCTACCTATCTTGTCACCACCAATTCTACCTAA